AGGCACATTGTAGTTGTGGTTCTGTGCCGTGATCTCGACTGCACCTGTCCTCTCGTTTTTGACAGGATGATTTCCGCCGTGATGCCCAAACTTCAGCTTGTAAGTATCGTAACCGTGTGAGATAGAGAGAAGCTGATGTCCCAGACAGATACCAAATAACGGTATTTTTCTGGCGATCAGTTTTTTGATCTTCTCCTGCTCCTCTTTGAGGATAAGCGGATCTCCCGGCCCATTGGAGAGAAAGACACCGTCGATCTCTTTGCTCTCATATTTACCGATAATCTCTTCTGCCGACATGGAGTTGGGAACTACTGTCACTTCCATGCCTGCATGGGTGAGCTCATTGAGGATATTGCGTTTGATCCCGAAGTCCAAAGCAATGATCTTCTTGCTTGTCTGTGGTGCTTCATACTCAAATGTCTGGGCATTGTAACGTGCTTCATGATGCACATATGGCTCTTTCGTACTCACCTGCTCTATGTAGTTCACCTCTTCGATACGCGGAGAGGACTCAAGCATTTTCTTCAACTCTGCTTCTTCGTGGATCACTGTAGAGGCAACCATCATCATCGCACCTTCATCCCGAAGCATCTTTGTCAAAAAACGTGTGTCGATCTCCGTGATACCCAGCACATTCTCTCTTTTAAGTAATGTATCAAGACTTTCTTCAGAGCGAAAATTGGACGGACGGGACTGGTAGGTACGCACGATGATCCCTTTGCAGTATGCGCCCTTGCTCTCCATATCCTGCGCATTGCATCCCACATTGCCAATCTCCGGCATGGTGAAGGTTACAAACTGTCCGGCATAGGAAGGATCAGTTACGATCTCCTGATAGCCTGTCAGAGAGGTGTTGAAGACGATCTCTCCGACTGACGTTCCCTCTGCTCCGAAACTTTTCGCTTCCAAAAACAGACCATTTTCAAAATATAGACTTACTTTTTGCATTTTACTCTCCTTGGTGCACAATTACGCACATTTCGTTCTTTTTCATTGTGTTTAGTGCGTGATTACGCACCCTGCATCTTAGAGCATTCCTCTCTTCGCCAACTCTTCCTGATAGAGTCTTTCATAGAGCAGTTCATAGTCCTGCGATCCGGGGATCACCTCTTTTTCCATATTCCTGATCTTGTTGTACACAATATCGTCAATTTCGTCAAAGGCATCGGCAAAAGCTTTGAAAGATTTGAAGATGACATTCTTCACCTGGTTTTCATTGACCGTATATTCTGCCAGATAGTTCTCATAGAGCTCGTCAAGAATAAGGTGGGCAAGATCGTTAAAACGGTCATCATAATTCATAATGACCCCATATTCGGGCGCCATCTTCTTCTTAATCATGAAGAAAAGCTGTCTCTCGTCAGCATGCTGGAATTCGATCTCATCATAATTCTCATCGAGGATATGTTTGACCTTCTCATCAAGCGCACGCTCTTTGGCAAGGTTCTCATCAATGATCTTTTTGGCAGCTTCTACTACCGCCTCCCTACCCTTGGGTAAAGTAATAAAAGGAGCATTGGCCAGATCGATCCCGATCTTGGTCGCTACATATCCTGTCTGTTGTGGTTTTAGTCTCATTACTACCCCTTTTTATCTAGTTATTGTATCTTCACGTTCCGGACTGGTCGAGATAATTCCCATCTTCGTACCGACCATCTCTTCCAGTGCCAAAATATATGACTTTGCCGTTTCAGGCAATGCATCGAATTCTCTCGCACCTTCTGTTTTCTTCCATCCCGGGAAACTTTTATAGATTGGTTTGACATCTTCAAGATCGTACGGCACATAGTCTATCTCTCTGCCTTCAAATTCATAGGCGACACAAACTTTGATCTCATCGAAACCATCCAGTACATCCAGTTTCATCAAGGCAATCTGGTCTACACCATTCACACGTACGGCATGGCGCATCGCTACGGCATCAAACCAGCCGCAGCGTCTCGGACGGCCTGTGGTCGTACCGAATTCATGTCCGTTCTCTCTAAGTCTGTCACCCTCTTTACCCATATCTTCACTTGGGAAAGGACCATTCCCCACTCTCGTACAGTAGGCTTTGGCGATCCCTGTGACCTTACCGATATCCTTGGGGTTCAGCCCCAGGCCGGAACAAGCTCCCGCAGAGACCGTAGTTGAGGAAGTCACATAAGGGTAAGTACCATGATCGATATCAAGCATCGTTCCCTGCGCACCTTCAAGCAGGATTTTTTTGTCCTCGTCGATGATCTTCCACATCAGCTGTGTCGTATCGCAGATATACGGTGCCAAGACTTTTCTGTAGCCCTCAAGCTCTTCAAGAAGTGCCACTCTTTCCGGTATTTGAACTCCCATAGCGTCAAAGACAGGCTTATTCATCTCAAAAAATGCTACGATCTTGGAAGCGAGTTTTTCAGGGTGAAGCAACTCCCCCAATCTGTGGCCTACACGCGCTACTTTGTCACCATAGGCCGGCCCGATACCTTTCCCGGTAGTACCGATGGCTTTGTCACCCTTCATACGCTCTCTTGCCTGATCGATCTCGGCATGGTAGGGAAGCAAAATATGTGCTTTGTCCGAGAGGAACAGTCTGCCTTCGAGGTTGTCAAACTGCTCCATCTCCTTGATGAAGTCCCTGGGAGAGAGGACCACACCGTTCCCTACGACATTCTTTGCTTTGGGGTTCAATACACCCGAAGGGATCAGGTGCAGCGC
This DNA window, taken from Sulfurovum lithotrophicum, encodes the following:
- the carA gene encoding glutamine-hydrolyzing carbamoyl-phosphate synthase small subunit translates to MQKVSLYFENGLFLEAKSFGAEGTSVGEIVFNTSLTGYQEIVTDPSYAGQFVTFTMPEIGNVGCNAQDMESKGAYCKGIIVRTYQSRPSNFRSEESLDTLLKRENVLGITEIDTRFLTKMLRDEGAMMMVASTVIHEEAELKKMLESSPRIEEVNYIEQVSTKEPYVHHEARYNAQTFEYEAPQTSKKIIALDFGIKRNILNELTHAGMEVTVVPNSMSAEEIIGKYESKEIDGVFLSNGPGDPLILKEEQEKIKKLIARKIPLFGICLGHQLLSISHGYDTYKLKFGHHGGNHPVKNERTGAVEITAQNHNYNVPDNITEVAEITHVNLFDNTIEGLRYNDSPTMSVQHHPEASPGPHESAYIFGEFTKML
- a CDS encoding DUF507 family protein — its product is MRLKPQQTGYVATKIGIDLANAPFITLPKGREAVVEAAKKIIDENLAKERALDEKVKHILDENYDEIEFQHADERQLFFMIKKKMAPEYGVIMNYDDRFNDLAHLILDELYENYLAEYTVNENQVKNVIFKSFKAFADAFDEIDDIVYNKIRNMEKEVIPGSQDYELLYERLYQEELAKRGML
- a CDS encoding adenylosuccinate synthase; translated protein: MSKADLIVGLQWGDEGKGKIVDHMAQTHDYVCRFAGGHNAGHTIVIGDKTYALHLIPSGVLNPKAKNVVGNGVVLSPRDFIKEMEQFDNLEGRLFLSDKAHILLPYHAEIDQARERMKGDKAIGTTGKGIGPAYGDKVARVGHRLGELLHPEKLASKIVAFFEMNKPVFDAMGVQIPERVALLEELEGYRKVLAPYICDTTQLMWKIIDEDKKILLEGAQGTMLDIDHGTYPYVTSSTTVSAGACSGLGLNPKDIGKVTGIAKAYCTRVGNGPFPSEDMGKEGDRLRENGHEFGTTTGRPRRCGWFDAVAMRHAVRVNGVDQIALMKLDVLDGFDEIKVCVAYEFEGREIDYVPYDLEDVKPIYKSFPGWKKTEGAREFDALPETAKSYILALEEMVGTKMGIISTSPEREDTITR